A window of Mycolicibacterium madagascariense genomic DNA:
TCGCGCGATTCGCCGAAGGAGCGGCAGCCGAGGTCGATCAGCGTCGCGATGTCGGAGAACGGGAAGAACTTCGTGACGGGCAGCAGCTCGACGTCGGCCGGGTCGCGGCCGGCCGCCGTCGCGGCGTCCGCGATGCGGGTCCGTAGCGCGGCCAGGGCTTCGGCGAGTTCGGCGGCGCGGGCGGAAGTCGTTGCGGCCACGGTCATTCCATCCACACGAGGGACGCCAACCGCCCGGTCGGCGCACCCCGCCGATGACTGAACAGGGCGGGATCGTCGAACGTGCAGCGCGGATCGACGCCCACCGAGGCGACGCCCACGTCGGCCAGCTGTTTGGCGATTCCGGCCCGCAGGTCGAGTCCGGCGGTCCCCCGCGACGTCGTCGTCCGACTGCCGGGCAGCGCCGCCTCGACCTCGTCGGCCATCGCGTCGGGCACCTCGTAGTTGCGTCCGCTGACGGCGGGACCGAGCAGGACCGACACGTCCTCGACGTGCGCGCCCTTGGCGACCATCGCTTCGATCGCGCGGGCGACGACGCCCTTCTGGGCCCCGACCCGCCCGGCGTGCACGGCGGCCACGACCCCCGCACGCGCGTCGGACATGAGCAGCGGGACGCAGTCGGCGGTCACGACCGCCAGTGCGAGTCGCGGCGTCGCCGTCACGAGTCCGTCGGCGTCGTCGATGGTGTGGCCGACGGGTCCGTCGACCGTCACGACGCGATCGCCGTGCACCTGGTTCATCCACACGATGCGGTGTTCGCCGAGCCCGATGGCCGCCGCGAGGCGGGACCGATTGGCCCCCACCGCGACCGGATCGTCGCCCACGTGATCACCGAGGTTGAAGGAGTCGAACGGCGCGGCGGAGGCGCCGCCTGCCCTGGTGGTCGTCACCCGACGGATGCGGAAGGTCACGGTGCCAGTATCCCGGCCGTCGACTCGCCGCAGGTCAGTGGCGCATGAAGGGTGGCACGTCGACGTCGTCGTCATCGTCGCCACCGCCGCCGATGCTCACCGTCGCACCGTTGGTGTGCAGCGGAACGCTGGCGGGATCGATCGACTCGAACGCCGACGACGTGACCTTGCCGGCCCGGCCGGGCGTGATGCCCCCGGCAGCCGATCCCACGACGGGCTTGCGGCTGGGTCCGGCGGCGTCGAAGCCCGCGGCGATCACCGTGACGCGCACCTCGTCGCCGAGGGAGTCGTCGATGACGGTGCCGAAGATGATGTTGGCCTCGGGGTGGGCCGCGTCCTGCACCAGCGACGCGGCCTCGTTGATCTCGAACAGGCCGAGATCGCTGCCGCCCGCGACCGACAGCAGCACGCCCTGGGCGCCCTCCATCGACGCCTCCAGCAGCGGTGAATTGATGGCCGTCTCGGCCGCCTTCAGCGCGCGGCCGTCGCCGCGGGCCGACCCGA
This region includes:
- the pgeF gene encoding peptidoglycan editing factor PgeF, giving the protein MTFRIRRVTTTRAGGASAAPFDSFNLGDHVGDDPVAVGANRSRLAAAIGLGEHRIVWMNQVHGDRVVTVDGPVGHTIDDADGLVTATPRLALAVVTADCVPLLMSDARAGVVAAVHAGRVGAQKGVVARAIEAMVAKGAHVEDVSVLLGPAVSGRNYEVPDAMADEVEAALPGSRTTTSRGTAGLDLRAGIAKQLADVGVASVGVDPRCTFDDPALFSHRRGAPTGRLASLVWME